Below is a window of Solea senegalensis isolate Sse05_10M unplaced genomic scaffold, IFAPA_SoseM_1 scf7180000012646, whole genome shotgun sequence DNA.
TACTGTGAgtctctgaaaacaaacacgtcGATCACACAGTGATACGTCactgatgttacaaaaacaCCTAACACACCACTAATGTTTCAAAAGCATGTAACATGTCACTaacgttacaaaaacatgtaacacatagcgttacaaaaacatgtaacacatagtgttacaaaaacatgtaacacgTCACTAAcgtcacaaaaacatgtaacacgTCACTAACGTTCCAAAAACACGTAACATGTCACTTACGTtcaaaaaacatgtaacatgtcacTAGtgttccaaaaacatgtaacatgtcactaacattacaaaaacatgtaacacgTCACtccaaaaacactaacaaaacCGTAACATGTCACTAATGTTCCAAAACGTAACATGTCACTAACGTTCCAAAACATGTAACATCATCACTAACATTACATGTAACATGTCATGTAACTAGCAACAAAGTATAACACATAACACTAAACATGTAACACTAACATTACAAAACATGTAACACGTCACTAACGTTACAAAACATGTCACTACGTTACAAAAATGTAATCACTAACATTacaaaacatgtaacatgtcacTAACATTACAAAACATGTAACAACATACAACCGTAACATCTCACTAGCGTTACAAAACATGTAACACATAATGTTACAAAACATGTAACACTAAAACATGTAACGCCCACTAACGTTacaaaaaccgtaacatgtcaCTAACGCAAAAACACATCTCACTAGCGTTACAAAACCGTAACATGTCACTAGCGTTACAAAAATGTAACATCACTAATGTCAAACAtaactaatgttacaaaaacatgtaacatcaCTACGTTACAAAAACGTTACATGTcactaacattacaaaaacatgtaacatgcGTTATAACATGTCACTAACGTTACAAgtaacatataaaaacacataatcaaAAACATGTAACCgtcactaatgttacaaaaacgaAACACtaaaaaacatgtaacatgtcactaacattacaaaaacatatgTAACATGTCACTAACATTACAAAACATGTAACATCTCACTTGTCACTaacgttacaaaaacatgtaacacataatgttacaaaacatgtaacatgtcacTAACGTTCCAAAAACACGTAACACGTcactaacattacaaaaacatgtaacatgtcactaacattacaaaaacatgtaacatcTCACTaacgttacaaaaacatgtaacatcTCACTAACGTTACACAACCATGTAACAAGTCACTAACGTTACAAAAACACGTAACACATCACTTAAGTTACAAAAACACTCTCAAAGTTACAAAAAAGTTACAAGAGTTGGGATTGAGTCACACACAGGGGGCGGAGCTTGGGATGTATCAATTGTAGCCTGCTAGTGTCAGCTTTTCCACACTTCCTGAGCGGAGTTTTAAAGCTGTAAACTGTTTACACTGTTACTGTTTTTAAACTGGATCTTCTCTCAACAATAAAGCGTTATTTtctttaatgacatcattaatATCAAATGTTAATGAATTCATTCCTCAGTCCGCTTTGAAAACAATCAGTAATTTAGGAAACATCTCCACACGCCGTTAATGTTTGCCCTAATTGAAAGCCTATTACATCAGTGTGATCAGGCAACACGATAATCCACTTCAAATGATGAGGTGTCTGTTTAAAGCAGGACAGATTCAGGCCGGAGCCACACTAAAGCACAAAGACAATCATTAAGCCGTCATTAAGCTCAAATGATGGATGGTGGAGGCAGCGTGAGGCCTGCTGCTCATTCTGTGAAGGTCATGACTAACATCAGCTTTATTGAACCAAAGTCttcatttaaactgtttttcttcAAGTGGCGCTCTTTTCATTAAGCAGCAGCCTCCAGCACCACACTAATGTAACTGTGAGACGCCTCAGGTCTGTCTGTTCACCAGCCTCTCCATCACCACGTGGAGCCACaggtctaacacacacacacacacacgctgtgtgtCATTGCAGATGGATACCCACGAGATGAGATGATTTACAAGTGGAGGAAGAACTCTGTGGAGGCAGCCGACCAAAAGTCATGGCGTCTCTACCAGTTTGATTTTATGGGTCTGAGAAACACGACGGACGTAATCAAGACGACGTCAGGTGACAAAAATTTACTATGATTACTGTTTCGCTTCACAGACGACACACAACGCTTCAATAACAGTCGGGAACAATGTGACTCTACGAgacagctttttaaaaagggatagttcgggttttctgaagtgtgtgtttgtataagagCTGTCTAAGAAGCTGTTCACAGAACATATTCACGTCTTTATAGTTTGGAAAgcaaatcctttgttcagattgacctctgTCCCTGTTCCAACACACTGTTagtaagactgtgtgtgtgttctggtcTTTGTCTCAGGAGACTACGTGGTGATGACAGTTTACTTTGACCTGAGCAGGAGAATGGGTTACTTCACCATCCAGACTTATATCCCCTGCATCCTCACCGTCGTCCTATCATGGGTTTCCTTCTGGATCAAAAAAGACGCCACACCTGCCAGAACTGCTTTAGGTTTGGTTTTTATGTCCAGctttttacatttccatttgaatcatgtttttcttttaatctgtttttgctCTCTTATCTATACAGAGTGGATATTTGTTTGCTCGTGAAATGTGTCACTCCATCTGTTTCTTCCTGTGTGCATGATGTGCTTTTCcctcttttgttgttgtggttgtcgTCATTTtcgttgtcgttgttgttgcaGTCCAGTGCATGGAACATTCTAGTgaaggtacttttttttttttttgtctcttttcatcATTTCTAAACCCTTCAGTTGAAAAAACAGCTCACAGCAAAGACATgagaaaaaactgattttagttacaaaacaaaagaatcactgatttttctctatggactttgcaactaaaatctgttttcctcaTGTtgccactggcagccatgttttcacctgTTTTATTCTACTTCTCAGCAGTAGGGGGAGCTCACAAACACTCTTGTGACTGAATGTTGTCAGGTTGCTTGCAATATTTTTTGTTCCGTCTTGTGTCTTTTTAACCACTGCAGCAAACCAAAGTTCCTCCTTGGGGGAAAATAAAGGTTTGAACTGAAATCAACAGTCAGTCCCTCAATCACTCAGACacttaaaaaacctgaaatacCTCATAAATGACCTCTTCTGTAGCTCTACAACAGACATAGAGCAGATCCCTCTTTGTTCAACTCAAGACTTTTCTTTGATAAAAAGTGCTGATGCTCTTCCTGTGATCGGACAGcaagcagtaacagtaacagcagcagtaacagtaacagtaacagcagcagtaacattagcagcagctgcagcagtaacagtaacagtcacATCAGCAAACAGTAacattaacagcagcagtagcagcaacagtcacagcagcaaacagtaacagcagcagcagtaacagtagcagtagcagtaacagtaacagcagcagcagtaacagtcaCAGCATCAGCAGTAACAGTCACAGCatcagtagtaacagcagcagtaacagcagcagtaacagcggcagtaacagtaacagcagcaagcAGTAACAGcggcagtaacagtaacaatagtaacagcagcattaacagtaacagtaacagcagcagcagcagtaaacagATGGAGCCCAGCTTGCTTGTTATCATGGTAACCTCGGAAAAACAGttgcagatgttttgttttagttttttttcctatggaagatggagagagaaataCAAATGGAATAATATAGGAAAGGAAAGACCTGTATAATACAACTGAAACTGAGGGCTAATATACAGTCTAAACTCAGGTTGATCTGCGTGACATCACAGCTGTCAAAATCAAAGTGTTAGCTTCAGAATTAGCAGCTGATTTTCACCATTAAAGTAAAGATTTGACTGAATACGATAATAAATGAGTAGAAATACATCCACTGGAAGGCAGCAGAGAGCTGAGTTACAACCTCTTTGCTCCTCCCCTTGTGTCGTATTCATGTCAGAACGTGTATGAAACTATTTGCCACAATGTCATGATCACAATGTCGTAAACAGAGTATCATGTGCCGTGTTTAATGTCACAATGGAGCTGACGGTTTCGGACCATTGACCTTTCCTGCTGACCTTCAGGTATCACCACAGTGTTGACAATGACGACTCTCAGCACAGTGGCCAGGACATCATTACCCAGAGTCTCCTACATCACTGCCATGGACCTGTTTGTCACCGTAtgcttcctgtttgtctttgcCGCTCTGATGGAGTACGCTACGTTAAATTACTACTCAAACAGCACCAGAAGACCTGGCTGCAGGAAACCCAGGAGACCAGTGAGTCTTTGTGTACtgatttattaaatgttaaagatGTCCTCAAGCAAACATCTGGAACTTCAGAAAGTCTAACGGTGAATTTACACCAAATGTCAGGGGATTTTTTTAGCCAGAGCTAATGCTAGAGCtaacaaccaaccaacaactAAGGATAAGCGTGAGTATTCAATtacttatatttattaaaagtcGTTCAGttactgtgactttttgtaatataataataaaaagattcaaatgttttatcaatgattGCCTTTATAAAAAAGTAATCCTTCGACTCCAATGACAACCTAATTTGTGGTACATCTATATTTACATCACCTCTTACCACAAGgtgacagcagctgcagctggcaTTTAGTCAGtggacttcatgtgtgtttgtaaaagggttgaaatttaccagggtctatGAATGCATCTCAATAGCAGCTCCTGTTAGCTTAACTCGCTCTTATGCACTGGAGTTTAGCATATTTGATGAACAGAATGTTTGATAGAAATGCCCGTTACAGCGCCACCAACAGTTGGACTCAAGTGCCAAACACATATTTTCAGTAATTACTAACTAGTCCAACATCTCCGCCCACTTTTTACCCCCCAATTATTTTCTCCAATAATGGCGTACTCGTTTGGTTCATAGATtttcagaaaatgatgaaaaatgttcaaACCAGaaagattttcacatttaagaagatgaaaaatagaaaactgttttaaaacagCGATTCATGGATTGTCCTTTCGGAGGAACAAAAAacctgtttgtcagtgttgacATTGACTTTGTGTCTCCTCTCAGAACTACTCCGTCCTGGACGCTCGACCTCCGCACACCGTCATCACTCTGAACAACTCCATGTACTGGCAGGAGTTTGAAGACCCGCATGTGTGCGAGTGTCTGGACGGAAAGGACTGTCAgagcttcttctgctgcttcgaGGAGTGTAAAGACGGAGCGTGGAGAAAGGGACGCGTCCACATAGATCTACTGGAACTGGACACATACTCGCGGGTCTTTTTTCCTACGTCCTTCTTGCTCTTCAACGTGGTCTACTGGGTGGGTTATCTCTACCTTTAGCACCCGTGTGGTTCTGGTTCCAAAGGCAGAACAGCACAATCTTTCAGGGGAACTTAACGTCGAACAACGAAGGTAACACCAAACAAACTCTGGATCAGTTACCTGGAGACAAACACACCTGTGCCATGATGAACACAAACTTCTCAGACAGGAAACTTAACAACGCAGATTATCTTTTTCTTGCACATTATTTGTGCAAGAAAAAACTTTATCCTATACAGGAAAAAGTATTTTCTTGCACAAATAATCTGCATTCTGCATAAGGAACAGGGTTTTTCTCCCAGATTACATTTGCAGGGCTCACACATTTTGAAGTCAGTTTAGAGTGAGATTTCGTGGGGAAAGGCAGGGGTAGGTGAGGGGTTATGATTGTGTTGTAGGCGTTGGGGGCAGATTTTCAGGCCTTCAGGTCAGGGGTAGATGGCTGACATCTTTGAAACAAATGTAACGATTAATGTTTGCATGGCCAGAATATAAATTCTTAAATatgtaatattacaactaaaagtagcctcctgactaaaatggactatgcaacgatgaaactgtatttactgcaaactgttatttcaaaagaaaagaaacaaaaacagatgatgtgTAAGGTcaagaaatgataacagaataagccacacccccttcatatatatttttgaagatatttcatttcaaatgttaggAGGTTATAATatccatttttttatgtattgtatatgCATTGTTGTGTGTAGCAGTGTACCTCACAAAACAGTGTGCTCCAGTAGCACATACCGAGAGGTGTGCTTTCTCCTTTAGGTCACAAGGTGGAGTATCCGCTAAAGTGAGCACTGCTCAGGAGTAAACAAGGTAAACACGTGTATGAGAACAGTTTCCTCCCGGTTCCATAGCGAAATttataatatcattttttttcagcgTGGGAAATACAATGTGTGACGAGAGTGCATGACAAAAGACTGAAAAGTGTGACTGTGCGAGACTTGAGAGCCCTGCATTTGTTTTACCAATAGTGACGACATTCACAAGTATCTGAAGAGAAGTTCTTAACTGGagtagtggaggaggaggagctagtGCATGTGTAAGAACGTGAGAAGCCTTGTGGTGTTTTTATAAAGATGTAGACACTCCACGATCTTTCCGTTGTCGTAACCAGATGCTCTTTGTGCCTCAAACCTAACCACAGGTCACTCACTGTGCCTCAACCTAAACTAGACATGTTCAGATACCCGTGTCAGAAATGTCTCCCATGTTCCCAAAAATTCCAGATCCGTAAGTTTGCAACTCTATGCACTGATCTGACACCATGTCTCTGTAGTGCTTACATTTAAAGCAAATACATTTTGTCTTTAGGGCATTTAAGAACTGATTTAGCTAACATGCTAACCCATTCATCGTCAACCCCTTATCCGAGCCCAAGACTTTCCTGTCCCTGGCCACATTGTCCAACTCTGAACGCTGACTGTAATCCTCAGAATCTCCCAGGCCAGCGAGGAGATATTATCTCTCCACCTAGTCCTTGGTCTCCCAAAACCActtcaactggctcctttccaCACAAGGAGCAGCAGCTCTACTCCGAGTTCCTTCCAGATAGCTGAGCTTCTGGGGTCTCCCTTAGAGGAAGGGTCTTTCTCTAAGGGAGAAAGAAAACCCATTTTGGCCGCTTGTACTCACGATCTTGTTCTTCCGGTTGGTCCGGCTCATGACCATATGTGAGGTTGTTCCTACCCATTCTGACCCTTTTTGTCACAACAGCGCAGCAGAGCTCAATACTACTCCCACTGCTACGATTCTCTGGCCAATCTCATGCTCCAGGATACTTAAAATTGGAGTAAAGACTCATTCCCACCTGGCATCATCACCAATCATCTCTTCAGACGAGGCAAGGTTAGCGTCACACACAGATGTTAGAATATGTCATTGGACACTGGTATCAGTTCAGTACATGATGATATTGACGATACGTGACGTTCTGATATcagaatgaggaaaaacatttcaaacgtGTACCTCCTCGCACAATAATTCCAGCCCTGGTTTCTACGATAGTCTCTGAAACTTGTTTGCATGCTACAGCTAACTTTCATCATGATAAAAGtatagttttaaaatgtaccAATGTACCACGAATCATCATTTCCCAGAGTTTAGCCTTTAGCTTTAGCAGCTGTTGAACTGCCTTAGTGTAGCCCGTCCAGAGTTAAGCTGTTGTTGTACATATTTACCtccaataatgatgatgatgatgatgataataataataataataataataataatgataacaataaccTCAGCCCGGTGATGACCTTGCTACAGTGAAGACTATGTCGTAGTTTTATATAATTATGTTTTGCTGAAATTAacttaaagctggggtaggctacatacagtatatttgtggATATctatcaataattccataataataataataataataattcataatttatATAAAGTGATCTGAGAGACAACTAGACTTTGATTATGATTTtatcaaacacaaaatcaaaagatTTCTATCATTGGGATAATAGTGAATGAAGACAATTGTTAATATTACACAAGGGAGACCATCACAAAGCCctggtgatttattttacagtgcCTCAAGGGGGAGCTGGGCCTTTCCAATCATTATCATTGATGACCATACTGTAAGATAAAgtgatttcagtgtgttttacagACATTGAAAGGgttttaaaacataattattgcaataaaatcATGAATCACAATTTGTAGTTCAATTGTGACACGACATGTTCATCATATCTTCTCATCTATTAGCAAGAGCCGCGGCTTGTAGAGTCCAGATGTTGTGACACGATGCAATAATATGTCCTGAGTGGTGCTACATGTCATTAATGCGATCACTATCCACGAGACACGTTGGGATGATTCATTTATAACTTGATGCTTTTCGTGACTGTTACGACCACTGTTCATGTCTCAGTATCATCAGGCAATAGtgctgaaaacaatacacaaCGTTATTTTTAACTCAGTAACATCAAGAAGTCAAAGGTCAAGAGTCGTTGCAAACATGGTGTAAAGTTAAAAtctaaaagttttttttttattgcaattgGAACAGCAGTTCCTTGTTCTATTGTTTGAGTGGCGGATGGCGccaagtgcttaagcctcattaccACCACCTACAgagttgataaatgaacatataaaatacttttaataaatgcatatatagttattattttcacattttaaatgttaacttACTTTactatattaatttatttttaataaaatatacagttccagagtattatatatatatatatacacacatatacatacacgtgtatatatatatatatatatacacacacatatatagatttaaatacatatacaatgtAACAACAGagcaactttaatataaatctaaaattcaaagttaaaataaaaaaaacattaatactgtacgaactttcaaactgtcaggtcaaaacgtttacattaaaaacaaaataacgcGTCAACAACAAATTTATGGATCACACCAAACATCTAATGACATCTAATgtgtcgctgccaaactataaatatataatacttTCCGagacaagtatggatattgagaaatgGCCGTTGTCTGTGAGCTACTGATGCATTTTCAGCTCACTACaagctgctcactctcccacaccaaagtccatagagaaaatcacaggagctgctgcctcgtatggtcactttgtgtcactgaggtcaatctcaACAGAGGATTTTAAACCCcgaatttacaaaataagacattcaaCAACTGTGGTTCTCTATGgacagagtgagtggtttataaacttcagataaagacgtgaacatgtgactttCATTAGCTGTTAAGTGGctgaacgtgtgtttgtgtgacggCCATGTTTTCCACTCAgagtgagtctctgtgtctcacagtggAGTCAGTGACTTGTACAAAATCCACTTTTCAAATGAATTTGTGTATATTTTGGTAACTTAAACAAACAAGTGATTCTGAGCCACATTCATTAACGGTCGTTGTCATGAAAAAGCCAAAGATTCTCTGAAAGTTACATCGTGTATATAAAGTGTCACAGCAGAGTTACAGGAATAACAGATGGACCAGTTGTTGAAGAAATTGCTTTTATGATGTTAGACATAAACAGATCAGGATGTGGTGGTGAATGATTCTGAAGCTACAAAAGCTGTATTCCCTCAGTGTCCCTTCTGGGCTTCCGTACTCCTGAAATTCTGACTGTTGTGGAAACAAGTGAACACAGGTCTGTGGGAACCTTTTATGGCGTGTTCCCACCGAGAGGAACAGTTCGGTACGGTATGTGtatgattttgtgtttccattaggaatattacaaaaaatgaTCTGGACCCTTCCCTTTTAGTAATGGTACGGTCCGGTACAGGTGGAGAtagacccacaacagtcagctgattgggcgacagaaaagcgccACTCCTTTGCGACTGATGTTTCTTTAACGTATCTTGCAGCCATTGGGCACCGCCCACACCCCGCCCACCAAGTACAGGTACCATTCTCAGTTGAAAAACTTTACCAAACCGTACTGagctgtaccatgatggaaacacggtgCTGGGACTGCAGCTCCAGTTTAGCTGAACTTTGATGTTGTTTGATGATCTTGTTTTCTTACGTCGAGTTTCAGTGTGACCAACATTACAAACATATATCATGACTCGGTGGTTCAGTCACGTGCAGGTGTTGAGTTTGTTGTGTTCTATAAGTGCAGTTATTTTGATAAAGTTGCTCCAGTATCAACAgttaagttgtttgtttttgtatctgaaATGTCTAAAGAccagaaaatatgaaataaagtgtttttcatACATGTACGTTAATGCTACGAAGTTTGTCTAAAAATTCTgactctcattttttttttatctcagcaAAGACGATCTACAAAAATGTTCATTACCGATTACTCATGTATTTTATGTcttattaaaaatgtacttattcACTTCACATTGTGAGTTGGTACAGTCCAGCAGGATTGGCTCTCAGACAGGCTCCACCCCCATCCCAATatgattacatttgttttcaagaCCCATGATAAAATACTAAACAAGAGGCATATAAATAGGAATCAAATCTTCACATATCCTTTCAAATTTAGAAAGCTGTTTAAGTTCAAGGAGAACATCAGCACATGGACCAGCAGAGGTCACTGTGAGAAGTCACAGCTCAacttattattatgttattttaacttatttggtttttggaaaaaacaaaggcaaaaaatATCACTCAATGTTTCACACATCCAAGCAGAAGACGCTAAATGTCTGAAGCAGCGCTGAACAATTCATCCAAATCTAGTGTCAAATCACCATTTATGATGAAATACTGTCTTGGCCTAaacacacatcatattctacagatgTGTCACACACATCTGCTCAGATTttacacagtaatcattttaaatatgttattcaaatgaaaatgagaacaatTATCTAAAACGTACCATTCCCTCGAATCACATCACAATCCGTCGACAAACAGAGAAGACAGTGTCCTCTAAGTCTGTCAACCtcatcatttaaacacaacCTGGAGGAAACAGCTCGACTCAAACCCAATTACAACCTggaagagataaataaaatcacctccactctctgcagctgcaggtcATTTCATTCACacgctttgtttttattcttttaacgcaaatcaaaacaaatcgaCAGGAGTCTGTCTTCAAATCCAATTGTACGCGTGTGAAATCTAATAAAGTCTCAAGGAGACCGACAAGTGACATCACCACATCCATGAATAAATGATGGAAAAaccacaagcacacacacacgacctgattttgtcacttcagtgtttgaaatcctttgttcagattgacctcggtgacacaaagtgaccacacgaggcagcagaggaccagcagctcctgtgtccccaccagctaaaatc
It encodes the following:
- the LOC122759905 gene encoding gamma-aminobutyric acid receptor subunit gamma-3 → MSVSVCCWYCNVIYICLMSLMLLQHTCCATLEYDGEYEDVIVNQMLAPKSQESDATEILNSLLREYDKKLRPDIGVKPTVIDVDIFVNSIGPVSSINMEYQIDIIFAQTWTDSRLRYNSTMKILTLNSNMVGLIWLPDTIFRNSKNADSHWITVPNQLLRIWNDGKILYTLRLTINAECQLQLHNFPMDEHSCPLVFSSYGYPRDEMIYKWRKNSVEAADQKSWRLYQFDFMGLRNTTDVIKTTSGDYVVMTVYFDLSRRMGYFTIQTYIPCILTVVLSWVSFWIKKDATPARTALGITTVLTMTTLSTVARTSLPRVSYITAMDLFVTVCFLFVFAALMEYATLNYYSNSTRRPGCRKPRRPNYSVLDARPPHTVITLNNSMYWQEFEDPHVCECLDGKDCQSFFCCFEECKDGAWRKGRVHIDLLELDTYSRVFFPTSFLLFNVVYWVGYLYL